The sequence below is a genomic window from Eleginops maclovinus isolate JMC-PN-2008 ecotype Puerto Natales chromosome 20, JC_Emac_rtc_rv5, whole genome shotgun sequence.
AACAACAAGGAGAACACTTTAAgtaaataaattgttttaatatataaataggGCAAAATGAAAGGATCTCGGGCCATGGAGCTACCAGAAGACTTTTGGATACCTGTTCCGCTGGACACCAACAACATCACGTCAATGAGTCCATTCCTGGTTCCTCAGGACCACCTGGGGAGCTCGTCCGTCTTCTATGGCATGGCAGCATTCATGTTCTTCGTTTTCATTTTTGGCACTTCCATAAACGTCCTCACCATTGCATGCACTGCCCAATACAAGAAGCTCCGGTCCCACCTTAACTACATCCTGGTGAACTTGGCCGTGGCAAACCTCCTCGTGGCCGGCGTGGGCTCTTTCACTGCGTTCTGCTCATTTGCATGCAGATATTTCATCTTTGGAGCACTAGGATGCAAGATTGAAGGTTTTCTGGCAACGCTTGGAGGTAAGATTCTAACTGTAGTTTCGAAACAATATACTTCTATTTGATCAAaccctttttttattcctgGACTTAACTAAAATGgtttcaaaacgtttttttaatggTCTGTCATTGTCGTTCCAGGTATGGTGAGCCTGTGGTCTCTTGCTGTGGTAGCTTTTGAAAGATGGCTGGTTATCTGCAAGCCAATGGGTAACTTTATTTTCAAGCCTGACCATGCTATAGCTTGCTGTGCATTCACCTGGGTGTTTGCACTGATGGCTTCACTTCCTCCACTTTTCGGATGGAGCAGGTAAGCAACAAAAACCAACCTATAACAACTgaaactcatttaaaaactggGAATCTTGGAAGTACACTCAAGGCTCTTTATTATCTCTCTCCAGGTACATCCCAGAGGGCCTGCAGTGCTCTTGTGGTCCAGACTGGTAcaccacaaacaacaaatacaacaatgaAACCTACGTCATGTTTCTCTTCGGGTTCTGCTTCGCTGTGCCCTTCTCCACCATCGTCTTCTGCTACTCTCAGCTCCTCATTACGCTGAAAATGGTGAGGAAAACAAATTCTTCCAGCAAAATCTCAAAtcaaaaaacactcaaatgtagtttagttttaacatttgaaaacaaaaaagtcaagCAACTTTTGTAGTTTATTGCATGTTGTCTTATCAAAGTCGAAGTCTATCAGTCACAATCATCGGGCTGTCTTTATCAGATATTCGTAAATTATCTTGTTAATTTCTTAGATATTGACTCATCTCAGATAATGTGGTTCGTGAAATATTGAACTATACTGATAAGCAAAAACGTATCAGGATAAGTCCTTCAGAACAAGCTGCTGGTTTGAGAATTTTTATTCTTTTAGTCCCCTTAGTGTATCTTAAGGTGTATGCTATGGGATCCTCCTGGGATCACTAGTATTCATTAAACATAGTTTCAATGTAAATGACCACTTATGTAAATAATATTGTGATCTATGTGTTTATACCAAACCAGATTGTTTGCCAGTTAAACGCTTTGtaccaaaaaagaaaacctgatgttttaattcagatttactatacatttagaaatcATCTGTGTGCTTGTACACTTAAATATTGACACTTCTTTACAAGACTGTGCTCGGTCTTCCATCTTACCAACATCACTTGAACAAAGTATGGGAAGTTAGCTCCCAGGACTCATTTCTACTCTGTTTCTCTAAAGCCGGGACTGACTTTGGTAAAAATACATTAAGTGTGGTGTTCCCTGTGTTTGGAATCAGGAAGCTGGCCTCTTCAGAGGCATTAAAGGGGATTTCAATTGACTTGAAGCAAGGAAGATTGGACTCCATTGTTGATGATTGTTATTTGATATTTCACTGATCtgtaatatatgtttgtgtttatttcaaattgattggcttttttgtctttgtgcctGCAACCTATCTTGGCCATGACGCTCGTAGGAAgaagattttattatttcaacaaCCTTAATCTTAAGACTTATTAAGTTCATCCTTCTGATAGTGTACTTTCAACAGAGTGGTTGAAAACATACTTGCTGGTTATACTACTGACTTAGAAAAAGTCTTTAACCCAACTTACCTCTCTTTTCCTCAACAGGCAGCAAAGGCCCAAGCAGAGTCTGCCTCCACCCAGAAGGCAGAGCGCGAGGTGACCAAGATGGTGGTGGTCATGGTGCTGGGCTTCCTGGTGTGCTGGTTGCCTTACGCCTCCTTTGCTCTTTGGGTTGTGAACAACCGTGGGCAATCCTTCGATCTCAGGATGGCGACCATACCTTCCTGCCTCTCGAAGGGCTCTACAGTCTACAACCCTGTTATCTATGTTCTCTTCAATAAACAGGTCTGTTAAATGTTGTGATGCACAACACACTCTAAATGTATGTTCAAGTGCTAAAATGGTCTTTGCCCATAATCTTCTGTTTGAATTATAAGATGTAGTCCTCTTAGCCTTTAGAAGACCACACAAGGACTTACTTACAGTCGTTACAGCAAGTAAAGAGAACATGTTAAATGTGTGGAAATGTCCCGATAGCAAACATTTCagtataaagaaaaatgacaaaatccCATCCTGAGAACTGGTGCATTTAGCAGTTTCTGACACCACTTGGGGGTGCCAAAGTATTCCCTTGGTTGTTTTTACATGGTTTCTTTATGGTACATATAGCTTTTTCCCCTTAGTTTTCACACTTGTTTGTTCCACTCGTTCTAAAGAAACCATTTCCATCCAAACCTAAActatctgtttttttctcccccctacAGTTTCGTTCATGCATGATGCAGATGCTGGGTATGGGTAGTGGAAGTGATGAAGAAAGCTCAACATCACAATCAGTGACTGAAGTCTCCAAAGTTGGTCCTGCTTAGACTGAACATCGGACTAGACAGTACTGATTTTGAATTGTAAATAAGAATACATGTAAGTGTGTTTTGTCATATGAATAAGTATATATGGGATGTTGCTATTCAAGTAAGAcatctaaataaatatgcaaagtgAAAAAcgaacattaaaacatttatatatagaCTCTGTATGATGGTGGTATTCCCTGATTGAATGATTGATGTATATTGTTTCCTTACGGTTATTGTGCTGTGATCACATTTTTACtaggaaatacaaaaatgcaggttttttaaaatattaataatgatttcaaactccctttaaaatataattccACAAAACATACTGAAATCAAGTTAAATGGGTCTTTGCAAACCTAATTTGCGTGTACCTTACCGTAAATTACCTTAGCATCATTCGTTTATGGAGCATTGGAGTGACCGGCGGATTTAAACTCCCGGaagttgtttcaaaataaaaggcctCGCAAACTTCGTCTGATAACTTCTGAAATTAACATGGGTGGATAGTTTGGCAGCTTTTGAGCCACATTCCGGTTTAATTGTAGACATTTTGAGAGTGCATTGACCTATAAACATGAACTGTAATTAAGGATACAATAGAGTCGTTCattgatgatgtatttttgtaggctgacccggaAGTGAGCGGGACGCTGAGGCAAATATTTGTAGTGGCCAAGAGGCAGTTCTACACCTGCCGTGTCGGTGCGTGACATCactgggaaagagacgtctgtaaatcagctgaTAGTTagttttaaactgaataaactacccagtattaACACTTGTATATCACTTGTTTGTTTCATTaggttttaaaagttgtaaaatgcgcttAAAGATAaatccatatttattttctctcttcgtcctgagccgagagcgggagatcgggggcggggctaaAGGAAAAACTtaactgcgcatgctctatgagCCACACTCAGGTATTCTGTTGGGTAAATGGGAGGTTCTGCTCTCGAGAAtgtcaggccattttgtcttgaTGTGCAAATTAACAAGGCCCTGCTTCCGAAGCTGTATCCAGTAGTTATACTATATCCCCGGGCCTCCCTTCAAGGAAAACATTGCACCACTTTATCAGGTCGGGGCAAACAATCACAAAAAGGCGGGAATACAAAAAGCAAGGAAGTGATAGCAGACAACATCATGACacaatgaatgtatttttaaatgataaaactgGAAACAGAACATTCAAAACACAAGATCATGACGTTATGGAAGGCCCAGGCTGAGTATGTGCCTCCACCTGTAAGGCAAAGTTAGAGTTAGGATAGTGGTCGTTTTGGTGATGGATGCCGAACGCCCCCTTTGCGCTTTTGGATTGGTAACTATGATTGGAGTTTGTAAGACTAAATATCatcacatcctgtctgtctgaagACTTTACAGTCAACAACCCTCTTATTAACATCCTCCTTAAACAACAGTTTGCAAAATTGTCAATATTTCCCATGACGTTAAATCTATATTTGCAGACCGGAGGCATATATAAAAAGTGGACTCAGTCACAATGACGTCTACCATTGGTTTGTTGACTATGGTTTCAAAGCCTTGAGTTTGACAGCACTGTCGTCGCTAAATCACTGTATTGTTAATGTTTGTATCTGCAAAAACATTACCTGCAAAATTCCTTACATTATTACATGACGGATTGATATATATTTCCCTCACCAACAAATGACTTACATGACGTGAATAACAAGgaacaagaaaacattttgacaaacagaaTTGTATCATTCTTACCAATAAGGAGTTACAAGCAAGGTCCAAATATTTTCTTCCAGCTCACTGTAGATATTTTGAAACTtaatatgttatatttagaTTTAGTTTCAGAACATCAGCAGTGAGCTAAAGGGAGAATTCAGAGACTATTTCAGAGATACTATGTGATATGAAAGTTACAGAAAACTATTTTCAAAAAACCTTTTGTATTACATACACTGACACTACAAGAAATGCCACAGGGTCATTTGCTCCAAAATGATCTGTTGGACATTATGACAGTTCTCAATCTAATATTACATAATAAACAGATCAAATAATTAAGGTCACAAATTAAGgctaaatatgttgttttatgcttaTTATCCATTACATTAGTCTTACAGCTTTAATAAGCTTACTTTTCAGattgtcctcctcttcctgtccagtgaaaaccaaaacaaaatggtAAACTGAGATAATATTTTCCCTTATGGGTCAGCTCCTCAAGCTAAATCCACTCTTCAGAAAGTCTTTTGGATCAGCTGGAAAATACACAatcaaaaatctgaaaaacaagGCTGTTTTGATGAGCTCATGAAAAGTACTTGTAACAGATATTTGGTTCACACAGGACAATGACAAAGCCACAATCATATCTTCGATCTTATAGAATGCGTTATGTTTCATACCATACACAGCTACACATACACCTTAATTAATCAGTAAAACGGTAAACACTTTTTTACACCACACGTacttttcacactttttgtttataatatttttacatttatttcagttaGATTCTAAATGCAGCATTTATCATATCATTGGGTTATTGTCACAGTGTTGTATTTTGACTGGAAAGTTGTGAACATTTCTTCGATATCTGCGAACAAAAAGACatagaaaatatacataaaatgTCCCTGCTGTTGAAACAAGTGAACACTCAAGATGGCGCCATATTGCCTCCTCACAACAGGCCCcttgtgtactgtatgttactGTACAGTTGTGAGCAAATCACTTGGAAATAGTGTGTAGTGGTTCATAGCAGAATGGACAATACTAAATGgtcaaatatacaatataattatttttaaataacatcacatttaattatatattatacgTAGGTTTGACCAGTGGCAGAAAACATGTCTCTTAGTTAGGTTAAACAAAACTTAACTGTTTAATTCATCtgttacaagtcctgcattcaaaattgtagaGGAATTATCCAAGTAGAACAGCGTAAAAATGataagtaaagtacaagaatCTGAAATATACTTAAGAACAATACCTGAGTAATtgtactttattacatttcaccaccacaccactCACGTtttgcatgtgcatgttttacTAGTTTACCTTCCACGCGCACTGAAAGGCATTACATCGCAGGGCTCAGAGTATGACTTGGCatagacacacacgcacacacacacacacacacacacacacacacacacacacacacacacacacacacacacacacacacacacacacacacacacacacacacacacacacacacacacacacacacactgtacattcTATATGTATTCCATTTAATATTCCTTAcctttcacacttattgtacatatcATATCCTgcttcatgttttgtttttgttcatattttctgtacatttgtTGTCCAAAttgtatatgttttaatttctttttaaatgctatttgatttgatttgattgtaaTTACATTGTCTTGTTtctatgctgctgcaacaagaacatttcccaatttgggatcaataaagtaattctattctattcatCTTTTTCTattcaaaaaactaaataccGTGTACATGGCACTCGGTTTAAAGTAGTTctcagttttcttttaattctTTAACACAATAAACTAAAGACAGTTCCCTAAATGGGATTAGCCTTTAATCTCCAGTTAGTCGCATAGTGTTTAcattcctctgtttgtgtgaacCTATTCTAATCAACTTTTGAACAATCTGCCACAGAAACACCTGCCACCCGTAATCAACTGTATGTTTTACCATGAGAAGCGAAAACAcatatgaaaacataaaaaatccTAAATCTGAACATTTTGTTCTGTTATCTGTTTTACATGTGAAAGTAATGAATATAACAGCCCAGGGTCATctgtgctgcagagagaaaagcaaagagaaaacgAAGAGAAAGAGAATAATCCAATCATCACAACATCTCTCATTAACATCTGCAAACATCTACAAATAGGATTATTACACTGGTGTGAAGTGAACGCGATGACAAGCAACATGGTTCATTCCTCACCAGTGTAATTTCTCTTAATACACatgtttttcagacagagggtgttaAAGCAAGACTCTCATGTCATGGAGATTCCCGTCGCTAGTCGGGAGCAAATCCGAGTTCTGCTAGTAGAGAACTTTTACCAACCATGAATAGTTCAGAACTAGCGGAATTCCAGACCTACCCTCGAAACATCACAGACTCACCTAGAAAATCATTAAATCTCCGCCTCTTGGTACATTAAGATACATAAAAGTAATATACCATCCCCTTAGACATTAGATGAAGCACTATGACATCTGTTAAGTCAAACATAAATAGAGACAGAGTTAGAAATGAATAGAAAATGAAAGTTTACAGATTTCTTTAGTGTCCGTCTTCTTCAGGATGCGCAGTCCTTGCCCCACTTGGAGTCCTCATCAAATCTGCGAGACAGCTACTTGAGGCGAGAGGTGCAACAGATTTCCAGAAAACTTTGTTAACCCTGATCTGAAGTGAACTATTGTTCCGGATAGATTAACCTGTTATCGAGGGAGAATGCCAGAAGTAATTACTCAGAAGTAGTTACATCTTAGAGCCGGAGTTGTCCATATAAGCTACTTTGGTCTGCCGGCTATTAAGATCCTCACCTGAATTGACTATCTTCGGATAAGAGGTTCAACACAACAGGGGAGAATACTAACTCAACAGATCCCCAACAATGCCTTAATACACTGACATAGTTTCAACTTTATCGACGATTAGGTAGTGTTAGCGATTGTTTGGTACAGAGGCtctcatatctgtttataaaaaCCCTGATAAGTTTTGAAACATAAACCAGGGGTATATAATCAAAGTTTGTTAGCTTTCCACTCTCAACAATCAGAGCCAAGCCTTTTTTAATGCGATGGAATAGTCTTTTTTGCTTGAGAATCTTCTTAACTCAGCGAGATAACCCCTAAGTATTGAATtaagccatgataagagctggtTGAGTTCTCTAAATGCTAAAGAAAGATACTACAATGCTTCATTTCTGATCTACTTCAGCACGGGGAACCGTGGACCAACCTTTATATGGAAAGGAGATAATGCCATCCCACAATTCCTTGCGGtagaaacatttaaagcaaCGCACCAACCGGATATCAATAACATCTGCGTCACTGTTTAATTGTGGACATCGGATTAATCTAAACGTTGTTCTTTGGAGGAGTGAGTCTTTTCTCTTTGGACAGGAATCATTTCTTGAACTGTACAGCATAGGAACCTTTATTGCGTGTTATAATTGAAGTTACTTTGAAAAAATTCGTATTTTGTAAGTGCAGTCCAATTAGGTACTGTCATTGCCTTATCGTAGtttttcaaattacatttcattcacaTCTTTCCTGGAACTCATGAAGTTTGACACTCAGAAATTGGTTAAGAAAAGACACTGGACGTATTTTCTACTATTTAATTGGAGCTTTTGTTTCATGATTTGTAGCACTGCCATCCCTCCTCGCAGCCCCTTGGTTTACTTAATTAGTTCTGCTCAACTCCTTGCTGCCTAAATGGGATCATGATTATCTTATTTGATCCAAAAGACACCCAACAATTGAACCTGGAAAGcttaaaaaaagcctttttattttcagactaTGGAAAAGTGGGGAAAAGAGAACTACAGTATTTCCAACTATGTCTTTaaccaaagaaaacacatgtaGGCTAGTACATGTGATCTACTTTTGATAACTAATGTAAGAactaatacaaacatatttcttCCCTCCATTAACTGATCTTCCCCCGAAACAGTTTTGAGCCCCTTGTGTTCTCCAAGTTCATCACTGCCTTCAGAATAAACAAACACGAGTAGACCCAACAGATGATTAGGATCTAATTCTTCACTTGAGCCCTATTATCCTTTGgatgttttccctttcatgtagtgtgttgtataggtttttgtgcatataaatggtttgcaaaggcaaGTTATTTACCGGCAATGAGGGCCCAGAACTGAGTTTTGGCTTTAAATTCCAGAAGTAGGGCTGAATGTGAAGTCAGACTGGGAGACTGTGTGTTCTGGTCCCGCCTGGTTTCCTGCGTGCATGAGATTATCAAACTGAAACCTTGAATAAGACGAAAAAATCCTACGCAAGCCAGTTTGTTCGATGTGATCCTACCCATCTAAAAGCCCTCCCTGAGGCGCAGATGGCCTGGATCAAAGCGTGCTGGGGAGAGAAAGCTCAGAGTTACAGTCAGAGGTAGAATATTTACTAtttacttgagttaaagtaacAATACTGTAGTGTCAAAAGAGTCTGTTTTAAGTCCTGCATTCAGATTTCAGAAGTATTAACCTAATTTATACTTTAggtaacaaaagtaaaatgactcGTTATGCAGCATGGCCCATTGAAGCAACATTGACAATGGTTGACAATCAGATTTTTCAATAACCAAACCAATCCCTTACTTCTGAGTAAATGAAGTAAACTAATAGACAGCAGATCCATTTTCTCCCCTCCAGAGCCCATTAGGTCACATTGCTGtacataatacaatatatatggtaaaaaatgatgcacaagattataatgcattatactTGCATTATAATCCATTCATAATAGATCATGATGATGCGTTGTTATTTGCTACTCTAAGCGGTCATTAAGTTATTAAATTCCTGAGAAAATCAAAACTGGTCATGAGTTACTTGTgatcatttgtttgctttaacgggaaaatatataattaaactcatgcagaaacaacacaaaacctttcaaaatgacttcatatgtttaaaatgtcaaaacagaaattgaattaaaaacatgggCATCATAGAAAGtgttcaaaaacatattttccccCTAGATTgctaattattttattgttatttaggCCACTTATCCTGCCTATATGGGCCACGGATCCTTATTTAAGTCACGGGATGAAGGAGCTTTTCAATCCTTTCCTGCTGTTTGGTTGTTCCATCCTTCCGGAAATATCAGCCTCTCCAGCTTTGCCCCTGGCATGAGGAGCATGACGTGCTCTGCAGGATCAAAGCGGAGTCTGAAAATCCTGTGTTCTGATGTGAACTCTCTATCCGGAGGGATTAAAAGGGCCTGGCATTCAGGGCTGCGACTGTCGCTATTATAGGTCTATGGATCACCCCTTGTCCAATAAAGCTGCTTTCCACTTGGCTGTCCTCTAATGTGGACTAACTTAGTTCGATCACTACAACATAGAGCAGATGGAACCATTTATATAGCTTATATATTTCTACTCTTTGGGACAAATTAGAACgcttttaaaacacaagtatTCACACAAACATTCATAGAGAGGCAGATTTACAGTACGTGTCATCTTGTTTAGAAGGAGAAATCACACACTCAGACCTTTAGATATGCCATCAGGACacttcacaaaaaacacacaagaaagatcATGTTGATGCACAGTTCTGCTGCACTTTCCTAATTttcaaatgcattcattttaatggAACAACTTGG
It includes:
- the LOC134882825 gene encoding blue-sensitive opsin-like, with the translated sequence MKGSRAMELPEDFWIPVPLDTNNITSMSPFLVPQDHLGSSSVFYGMAAFMFFVFIFGTSINVLTIACTAQYKKLRSHLNYILVNLAVANLLVAGVGSFTAFCSFACRYFIFGALGCKIEGFLATLGGMVSLWSLAVVAFERWLVICKPMGNFIFKPDHAIACCAFTWVFALMASLPPLFGWSRYIPEGLQCSCGPDWYTTNNKYNNETYVMFLFGFCFAVPFSTIVFCYSQLLITLKMAAKAQAESASTQKAEREVTKMVVVMVLGFLVCWLPYASFALWVVNNRGQSFDLRMATIPSCLSKGSTVYNPVIYVLFNKQFRSCMMQMLGMGSGSDEESSTSQSVTEVSKVGPA